In the genome of Christensenella timonensis, one region contains:
- a CDS encoding ACP S-malonyltransferase, producing the protein MGKLAVLFAGQGAQKTGMGKNLYDHVAAAREIFDRAEKVRPGITELCFSGAQEELNKTVNTQPAVFVMDAAAYAALASAGIKASAGAGFSLGEYAALYAAGVLSFEDTLSLVIKRAQWMQQAGDKQAGAMCAVLGQEMSAVEALAAQFAGGGVLMPVNYNCPGQIVVAGDSDRIDEMIAYGKENKIRCRKLPVSGAFHTSHMEEAARKISDTIKDMEFTAPAFTLYANRTGKPYKIDDMKQVMAEQTSHPVLFEQIVRAMGAEGYDTFVEVGPGKTLAGFVGRISEQAQTFHVNDFESFTQAAEALKPMGF; encoded by the coding sequence AGTGCTTTTCGCGGGGCAGGGCGCACAGAAAACGGGTATGGGCAAAAACCTGTACGATCATGTGGCCGCTGCACGTGAAATATTCGACAGGGCAGAAAAGGTGCGGCCGGGTATCACGGAGCTGTGTTTTTCGGGCGCGCAGGAAGAACTGAATAAGACGGTCAATACGCAGCCGGCTGTTTTCGTAATGGATGCGGCGGCATATGCCGCGCTTGCAAGCGCAGGCATCAAGGCAAGTGCGGGCGCGGGTTTTTCGCTTGGCGAATACGCGGCGCTCTATGCGGCAGGGGTGCTCTCGTTTGAGGATACGCTTTCGCTTGTGATAAAGCGTGCACAGTGGATGCAGCAGGCGGGAGACAAGCAGGCGGGCGCGATGTGCGCGGTACTGGGACAGGAAATGAGCGCGGTAGAGGCGCTGGCAGCGCAGTTTGCAGGGGGCGGCGTGCTTATGCCCGTCAATTATAACTGTCCGGGACAGATCGTTGTGGCGGGGGACAGCGACCGTATCGACGAGATGATCGCCTATGGAAAAGAAAATAAGATAAGGTGCAGGAAGCTACCGGTTTCGGGAGCGTTCCATACTTCCCATATGGAAGAGGCTGCACGAAAGATTTCGGATACAATCAAGGATATGGAATTTACGGCGCCGGCGTTTACGCTGTATGCGAACCGCACGGGTAAGCCTTACAAAATAGACGACATGAAACAGGTGATGGCGGAGCAGACGTCGCATCCTGTTTTGTTTGAGCAGATCGTCCGCGCGATGGGCGCGGAGGGATATGATACGTTCGTGGAGGTCGGGCCGGGCAAGACGCTCGCAGGCTTTGTGGGACGGATCAGTGAGCAGGCGCAGACGTTTCATGTAAATGATTTTGAGTCGTTTACACAGGCGGCAGAGGCGCTCAAACCGATGGGATTTTAA
- the fabG gene encoding 3-oxoacyl-[acyl-carrier-protein] reductase codes for MAKTAVVTGASRGIGRAVALRLAKDGNNVVVNYLFDDEDYAGTVKEIEALGVKGIAIKADVSKFDEVKEMMEKVKGEFGTVDILVNNAGITRDGLLARMKEEDFDAVINVNLKSVFNCCRHAVPYMMKQRSGRIINMASVVGLSGQGGQTNYAASKAGIIGFTKSLAKEIGSRNITVNAVAPGFVETPMTDAMPQKAREEILGSIPLGRGATVGDIADAVSFLAGEQAGYITGHVLSINGGMYA; via the coding sequence ATGGCAAAGACAGCAGTTGTGACAGGCGCGTCGCGCGGGATCGGAAGGGCGGTTGCGCTGCGCCTTGCAAAGGACGGCAATAACGTAGTCGTGAACTATCTGTTTGACGACGAGGATTATGCAGGAACGGTAAAAGAGATCGAGGCGCTGGGCGTGAAAGGTATTGCCATCAAAGCGGATGTCAGTAAATTCGATGAAGTCAAGGAAATGATGGAAAAAGTCAAAGGGGAATTCGGGACGGTCGATATCCTCGTGAACAATGCGGGCATCACCCGCGACGGACTTTTGGCACGGATGAAGGAAGAGGATTTCGACGCGGTCATCAATGTGAACCTGAAAAGCGTGTTCAATTGCTGCCGTCATGCGGTTCCTTATATGATGAAGCAGCGGAGCGGACGCATTATCAACATGGCTTCCGTGGTCGGCCTTTCCGGACAGGGCGGGCAGACGAACTATGCGGCTTCCAAGGCGGGGATCATCGGCTTTACGAAGTCCCTGGCAAAGGAGATCGGCTCGCGCAACATCACGGTGAACGCGGTGGCCCCGGGTTTCGTGGAAACGCCTATGACGGATGCCATGCCGCAAAAAGCGCGTGAAGAAATCTTAGGCAGCATCCCGCTTGGCCGCGGCGCTACGGTAGGCGATATTGCGGACGCGGTATCGTTTTTGGCGGGCGAGCAGGCAGGGTATATCACCGGACATGTGTTGTCGATCAACGGCGGCATGTACGCATAA
- the fabF gene encoding beta-ketoacyl-ACP synthase II: MARRVVVTGLGILSPNGNTVEQAWENTKNGVNGIGPLTKAGAEGLPVHFAGELKNLDVLDYLDKKEARRLDEYAQFGVIAGDQAMADAGFELGKEVPYDPYRFGVLVGSGIGGLDTMEKEVTKLNEKGFKRVNPLLIPMMIGNMASGQLAIKHKLHGYNTTITTACASGTHSIGDAYRLIRDGYMDAMLAGGSESPIKMLAISGFLGLHAVTTTEELDRASIPFDAERSGFVIAEGAGVIVLEEYEAAKKRGARIYAEIGGYGATSDAYHMTAPEPTGEALAKAMQFALDEAHMKPSDISYINAHGTSTELNDKTETMSIKKVFGEEAYKVAISSTKSMTGHALGAVGGMEAVYTVKAIEEGFIPPTINYRVSDPECDLDYTPNTGKEADIQAALSDSLGFGGHNAVLLFKKAE, from the coding sequence ATGGCAAGACGTGTAGTTGTAACAGGATTGGGTATCCTTTCGCCTAACGGGAACACGGTTGAGCAAGCGTGGGAGAATACCAAAAACGGTGTGAACGGTATCGGCCCCCTTACGAAGGCGGGCGCGGAAGGCCTTCCTGTTCATTTTGCAGGTGAGCTGAAGAACCTTGATGTACTCGATTATCTTGATAAAAAAGAAGCGCGGCGGCTTGACGAGTATGCGCAGTTTGGCGTGATCGCGGGCGACCAGGCAATGGCGGACGCAGGATTTGAGCTGGGAAAAGAAGTCCCCTATGATCCATACCGTTTCGGAGTCTTGGTAGGCAGCGGAATCGGCGGCCTCGATACGATGGAAAAGGAAGTCACCAAACTCAACGAAAAGGGATTCAAGCGCGTTAACCCGCTTCTGATCCCGATGATGATCGGGAATATGGCGTCTGGACAGCTTGCCATCAAGCATAAGCTGCATGGTTATAACACGACGATCACGACGGCGTGCGCGTCAGGAACCCATTCCATTGGCGACGCATATCGGCTGATCCGGGACGGTTATATGGATGCGATGCTTGCGGGAGGCTCGGAATCGCCGATCAAAATGCTTGCCATATCCGGCTTTTTGGGACTGCATGCAGTCACCACGACAGAAGAACTGGACCGGGCCTCCATTCCATTCGACGCGGAGCGCAGCGGCTTTGTGATCGCGGAAGGCGCTGGGGTGATCGTCCTTGAGGAATATGAAGCGGCCAAAAAGCGCGGCGCACGTATCTATGCTGAAATCGGCGGCTACGGCGCTACGAGCGACGCATACCACATGACGGCCCCGGAGCCGACCGGCGAAGCGCTTGCAAAAGCGATGCAGTTTGCGCTTGACGAGGCGCATATGAAGCCATCGGATATTTCTTATATCAATGCGCACGGGACATCGACGGAATTGAATGATAAAACGGAGACGATGTCGATCAAAAAAGTATTTGGAGAAGAAGCGTATAAGGTGGCGATCTCTTCGACGAAATCGATGACAGGGCACGCCCTTGGCGCGGTCGGCGGCATGGAAGCGGTATATACCGTCAAAGCGATTGAAGAGGGATTTATCCCACCGACGATCAATTACCGGGTGAGCGATCCGGAATGTGACCTTGATTATACGCCCAATACAGGCAAAGAAGCGGATATCCAGGCTGCGCTTTCCGATTCGCTTGGTTTCGGAGGGCATAATGCAGTGCTTTTATTTAAAAAAGCCGAGTAA
- a CDS encoding acetyl-CoA carboxylase biotin carboxyl carrier protein has protein sequence MDLKSILELLKAADKSGFDTLELNDKDFSLKLERNADLPAQQVVVAAPAQAAAPMAAPVAAAAPAAASVSEAAVAASEAPVASVDRGKEIVSPLVGVFHKLAEGKAVKIGDKLKKGDVVCMVEAMKLMNEITMPEDGEITWVACEEGDSVEYGQLLYNYK, from the coding sequence GTGGATTTAAAATCGATACTGGAACTTTTGAAAGCCGCGGATAAATCCGGCTTTGACACATTGGAACTGAATGACAAGGATTTCAGCCTGAAATTAGAGCGCAATGCGGATCTGCCGGCACAGCAGGTCGTGGTTGCGGCCCCTGCACAGGCAGCTGCCCCCATGGCGGCGCCGGTGGCCGCTGCGGCTCCTGCGGCGGCTTCCGTTTCGGAGGCTGCTGTCGCGGCCAGCGAAGCGCCGGTTGCTTCTGTCGACAGGGGCAAGGAGATCGTTTCGCCGTTGGTGGGCGTTTTCCATAAACTTGCGGAAGGCAAAGCGGTCAAAATTGGCGATAAGCTCAAAAAGGGCGACGTTGTTTGCATGGTCGAGGCCATGAAACTGATGAACGAGATCACGATGCCTGAAGACGGCGAGATCACGTGGGTCGCATGTGAAGAAGGCGACAGCGTGGAATATGGCCAGCTGCTGTACAATTACAAATAA
- the fabZ gene encoding 3-hydroxyacyl-ACP dehydratase FabZ: MIDQEGIKKIIPHRDPFLFLDEVLECEVAKYTKALWRIREDLFCFKGHFPGNPILPGVLITEALAQAGAVAILQDERFKGRLAVFGGIDGVRYRGMVVPGDDLILETEILRLSAMGGKGKVKATVNGKVVCEGEILFVLVKQD, translated from the coding sequence ATGATCGATCAGGAAGGCATCAAAAAAATCATCCCGCACCGTGATCCGTTCCTGTTTTTGGACGAGGTGCTCGAATGCGAAGTTGCAAAATATACGAAGGCGTTATGGCGTATCCGTGAAGATTTGTTCTGCTTCAAGGGGCACTTCCCGGGCAACCCGATCTTGCCGGGCGTACTCATTACCGAGGCGCTTGCACAGGCGGGGGCGGTCGCGATCTTGCAGGATGAACGCTTCAAAGGCCGTTTGGCTGTATTCGGCGGGATCGACGGCGTACGCTACCGCGGGATGGTAGTGCCGGGCGACGACCTTATTCTGGAAACGGAAATCCTGCGGCTTTCCGCGATGGGCGGCAAGGGCAAGGTAAAAGCCACCGTGAATGGTAAAGTTGTGTGCGAGGGAGAGATCCTGTTCGTCCTCGTAAAGCAGGATTAA
- the accC gene encoding acetyl-CoA carboxylase biotin carboxylase subunit has protein sequence MINKVLIANRGEIAVRIIRACREMGIETVAVYSTADANALHTQLADEAFCIGPPAPKDSYLSAYNILSAASISGADAIHPGYGFLSENSKFVRMCNKSNVTFIGPDAQAMEKMGDKLMARRIMTQADVPIIPGSLDALKDAKDAKKIAKKVGYPVMIKAANGGGGRGIRKVDKEADIEKAFDAAYKEALGAFGDGTLYMEKCIMDARHIEVQIMCDNYGNAVYLYERECSLQRRNQKVMEEAPSIAFDSKKRAEIGEAAVRAAKASGYKNAGTIEFLYDEPSGKYYFMELNARVQVEHPVTEMITGVDIVREQILVASGAKLSFAQKDIPLMGHAIECRINAEDPTKNFMPSIGTIEALHLPGGPGVRFDTAMYTDYKIPPTYDSMIGKLIVHAPTRERAMAKMRAALTELVVDGVETNADFQLDLLNNEDVMAGRLDTGLVARIMEEK, from the coding sequence ATGATAAACAAGGTTTTGATTGCTAATCGCGGCGAGATTGCTGTGCGCATTATCCGCGCATGCCGCGAGATGGGGATAGAAACCGTTGCGGTATATTCTACGGCGGACGCAAATGCGCTGCATACGCAGCTGGCGGACGAAGCGTTTTGTATCGGGCCGCCGGCACCGAAGGACAGCTATCTGAGCGCTTACAATATCCTTTCGGCGGCAAGCATATCGGGTGCGGACGCGATCCATCCCGGGTATGGTTTTTTGTCGGAGAACTCGAAGTTTGTGCGCATGTGCAATAAAAGCAATGTGACTTTTATCGGGCCGGATGCACAGGCCATGGAAAAGATGGGCGACAAGCTGATGGCACGGCGCATCATGACACAGGCGGACGTACCGATCATCCCGGGCTCGCTGGACGCCTTAAAGGATGCGAAGGATGCCAAGAAGATCGCCAAAAAGGTCGGTTACCCGGTCATGATTAAAGCGGCGAACGGGGGCGGCGGACGCGGTATCCGTAAAGTGGATAAGGAAGCGGATATCGAAAAAGCATTCGATGCGGCTTATAAAGAGGCGCTGGGCGCGTTTGGCGACGGTACGCTTTATATGGAAAAATGTATCATGGATGCGCGGCATATTGAAGTACAGATCATGTGCGATAATTACGGCAATGCCGTTTACCTTTACGAACGCGAGTGTTCGCTGCAAAGAAGGAACCAAAAGGTGATGGAGGAAGCGCCGAGCATTGCTTTTGATAGCAAGAAGCGCGCCGAGATCGGCGAGGCGGCTGTGCGTGCGGCAAAGGCCTCCGGTTATAAAAATGCGGGAACGATCGAGTTTTTGTACGACGAGCCTTCGGGAAAATATTATTTTATGGAACTCAACGCACGTGTGCAGGTGGAGCATCCCGTGACGGAAATGATCACCGGGGTGGACATCGTGCGCGAGCAGATACTTGTGGCAAGCGGGGCAAAGTTGTCGTTTGCACAAAAGGATATCCCACTGATGGGGCATGCGATCGAGTGCCGCATCAACGCGGAAGACCCGACCAAAAATTTTATGCCGTCCATCGGCACGATCGAGGCGCTGCACCTGCCGGGAGGGCCGGGCGTGCGTTTTGATACGGCGATGTATACGGACTACAAGATCCCGCCGACATACGACAGTATGATCGGCAAGCTCATCGTCCACGCGCCTACGCGCGAGCGGGCGATGGCGAAAATGCGTGCGGCCTTAACGGAGCTTGTTGTGGACGGGGTGGAGACCAATGCGGATTTCCAGCTCGACCTCCTAAACAACGAGGACGTGATGGCAGGACGGCTCGATACCGGGCTTGTGGCACGTATTATGGAGGAAAAATAA
- the accD gene encoding acetyl-CoA carboxylase, carboxyltransferase subunit beta: MGLFSKKRKDITMRVYRTNQQAQPMAPSEEEIAAQLPVAHDEEQVEGMWEKCPECGMVIYTDDLIANLNVCTNCNYHFRLSARQRIMYTADDDTFVEMNADLVGTNPLDFPGYEQKVQKIRGYTSEKESIITGECKIGGMPCVLAVMDGFFMMGSMGAAVGEKFTLAAEHALKKKQPLVAFTVSGGARMQEGLVSLMQMSKTAAVLAKLDEAGIPFFVVITDPTTGGVTASFAMLGDVTIAEPNATIGFAGRRVIEQTIKQALPPTFQTSEFQLEKGFVDMIVPRGELKDTLAKLLKMHKGGSAE; this comes from the coding sequence ATGGGCTTATTTTCTAAGAAGCGCAAAGATATCACCATGCGCGTATACCGTACCAACCAGCAGGCACAGCCGATGGCTCCCAGCGAGGAAGAGATCGCCGCGCAGTTGCCGGTGGCGCATGACGAGGAACAGGTAGAGGGCATGTGGGAAAAATGCCCGGAGTGCGGCATGGTCATCTATACGGACGACCTCATTGCCAATCTTAATGTGTGCACAAACTGCAATTACCATTTCCGCCTTTCCGCGCGCCAGCGCATCATGTATACGGCGGACGACGATACCTTTGTAGAGATGAATGCCGACCTGGTCGGCACGAACCCGCTCGATTTTCCGGGATATGAGCAGAAGGTGCAAAAAATCCGCGGATATACGAGCGAAAAAGAATCGATCATCACAGGAGAATGTAAGATCGGCGGTATGCCGTGCGTACTTGCCGTGATGGACGGCTTTTTTATGATGGGTTCCATGGGCGCGGCAGTGGGCGAGAAATTCACGCTGGCTGCGGAGCACGCATTGAAAAAGAAACAGCCCCTTGTGGCCTTTACCGTTTCGGGCGGGGCGCGCATGCAGGAAGGGCTGGTTTCCCTGATGCAGATGAGCAAGACAGCGGCGGTACTGGCCAAGCTTGACGAGGCGGGGATCCCGTTTTTTGTGGTGATCACCGATCCGACGACGGGCGGTGTGACGGCGAGCTTTGCAATGCTGGGCGACGTGACGATCGCGGAACCAAACGCGACGATCGGCTTTGCCGGGCGCCGCGTGATCGAACAGACGATCAAGCAGGCGCTTCCGCCCACCTTCCAGACATCGGAATTCCAACTGGAAAAGGGCTTTGTGGATATGATTGTGCCCCGCGGGGAGTTGAAAGATACGCTGGCGAAGCTTCTTAAGATGCATAAAGGAGGGAGCGCGGAATGA
- a CDS encoding acetyl-CoA carboxylase carboxyltransferase subunit alpha has product MSTKRSAWEIVQIARDPKRITTQYIIENVFTDFMEMHGDKLFADDAAMIGGIGYLDDIPVTVVGQEKGTDLRDKVARNFGCSNPEGYRKSLRLLRQAEKFKRPVVCIIDTQGAFCGVGAEERGVAESIARNLLELSRLKTPVISIFIGEGGSGGAIALGVADKRMMLENALYSILSPEGFSSILWKDSSRAAEAAELMRMTAAEIKEMGLIDDVLSEPEGGAQSGDNGKFAKVIKQYLVDSIKELQKEPIDQLLQKRYDKIRSFGQDAITE; this is encoded by the coding sequence ATGAGTACAAAACGTTCGGCATGGGAGATCGTGCAGATCGCGCGCGACCCTAAGAGGATTACGACGCAATATATCATAGAAAATGTATTTACGGACTTTATGGAGATGCACGGCGACAAATTGTTCGCGGACGACGCGGCAATGATCGGCGGGATTGGCTATTTAGACGATATCCCGGTCACGGTGGTTGGACAGGAAAAAGGGACTGACCTGCGGGACAAGGTGGCGCGAAATTTCGGGTGCTCAAACCCGGAAGGATACCGCAAATCGCTGCGGTTGCTGAGGCAGGCGGAAAAATTTAAGCGTCCGGTGGTGTGTATCATCGATACGCAGGGGGCGTTCTGCGGAGTCGGTGCGGAGGAACGCGGCGTGGCGGAATCCATCGCACGCAACCTGCTGGAGCTGTCCCGGTTGAAAACGCCGGTGATCAGTATTTTTATCGGTGAAGGCGGATCGGGCGGCGCGATCGCCCTTGGCGTGGCGGATAAGCGGATGATGCTTGAAAATGCGCTGTATTCCATCCTTTCCCCGGAAGGGTTTTCCAGCATTTTATGGAAGGACTCTTCGCGGGCGGCAGAGGCGGCAGAGCTGATGCGCATGACAGCGGCAGAGATCAAGGAAATGGGATTGATCGACGATGTGCTTTCAGAGCCGGAAGGCGGCGCGCAATCAGGCGATAATGGAAAGTTTGCAAAGGTGATCAAGCAATACCTTGTTGACAGCATCAAAGAATTGCAAAAGGAACCCATCGACCAGCTGCTGCAAAAGCGCTATGATAAGATCAGGTCGTTCGGACAGGATGCAATCACAGAATGA
- a CDS encoding carboxypeptidase-like regulatory domain-containing protein: protein MKKGKILLCMLATVFLVMTLVLPVFAETGQGTVEPEQPGGAAVSSIGMNFVFTDSDGIPLEGIDVFLQEAGDTEYVYNDVTDKDGKLFLPDIPLSDFALVTKKQEGALTGAVRIHLYPAEKTEILNQPKVETALDLRGAKNAALATDNTSPLGTGEVCAAIRNGTISDLVDSAQGSAGPIIPSDMKPYEYEVNINQTAQAVDFALTVPQDGMIVLTAAVDGVLPEPTPMPEPTATATQTPAPTATTTAEPDPTASSPTPTPSEAPTATPTASITPTASVIPTPEPTPAPTTSPNKVNVKVYLMDGEGMALPGYTVTLGEDHKKTANAKGTLYLSNIAPDDTQTMRVYDPDNKARGSCKLEFSEGDETASKLQDNTYTVTYQKGTQDVFMAASVDPDGDKETDIVVEKVSGDPLQPGKTEEKKTDEKGHKKPVELQNEPCLNGYLIDADGKILQEATVESLNLENKGMLSDATDVKGYFEIPAISKGKHRITATADDGTLVGEVEVEVQVGAVTGIASQEGTFVLSISKDAKEVYANLKADGRGGLNISDVSETQATVPAVSSAAPSADVSASASPLPSAPIREQTQENGISPVVLVLILVGVAVAVLAVFLVIKVQRAKKNGYRD, encoded by the coding sequence ATGAAAAAGGGAAAAATATTGCTGTGCATGCTGGCCACGGTATTTTTGGTCATGACGCTGGTTCTGCCTGTTTTCGCGGAAACGGGGCAGGGCACAGTGGAACCGGAACAGCCGGGCGGGGCCGCGGTTTCTTCCATTGGTATGAATTTTGTATTTACTGACAGCGACGGAATACCTCTTGAGGGAATCGATGTTTTCCTGCAGGAAGCGGGAGACACAGAATATGTCTACAACGATGTGACAGACAAAGACGGGAAATTGTTCCTGCCAGATATACCGCTTTCGGATTTTGCCCTGGTGACGAAAAAGCAGGAGGGCGCGCTTACGGGCGCAGTGAGGATACACCTGTATCCGGCAGAAAAAACGGAAATCTTAAACCAGCCGAAAGTAGAAACAGCCCTGGATTTGCGGGGAGCCAAAAACGCTGCACTGGCGACAGATAATACCTCGCCGCTTGGGACGGGGGAGGTTTGTGCCGCGATCAGGAACGGTACCATATCTGATTTGGTCGATTCGGCACAGGGATCGGCGGGCCCGATCATTCCCAGCGACATGAAGCCGTATGAGTATGAAGTCAATATTAACCAAACAGCGCAAGCGGTTGATTTTGCCCTTACGGTGCCGCAAGACGGGATGATCGTCCTGACGGCGGCGGTGGACGGCGTTTTGCCGGAACCTACGCCGATGCCCGAACCGACAGCGACGGCAACGCAGACCCCGGCGCCCACTGCCACAACGACAGCGGAGCCTGATCCGACAGCGTCTTCCCCTACACCGACGCCTTCGGAAGCGCCTACCGCCACACCCACGGCAAGCATAACGCCTACGGCGAGCGTAATACCGACGCCCGAGCCGACACCAGCGCCTACGACTTCGCCAAACAAGGTGAATGTCAAGGTTTACCTGATGGATGGCGAAGGGATGGCATTGCCGGGATATACGGTGACGCTGGGGGAGGATCATAAAAAAACGGCAAATGCCAAAGGTACGCTTTACCTTTCCAATATCGCGCCGGATGATACCCAGACAATGCGCGTATACGATCCGGACAACAAGGCGCGCGGCAGCTGTAAGCTGGAATTCAGCGAGGGTGATGAAACGGCATCCAAGCTGCAGGACAATACCTATACGGTGACATATCAAAAAGGTACGCAAGACGTTTTTATGGCTGCAAGTGTAGACCCGGATGGCGATAAAGAAACGGATATTGTGGTAGAAAAGGTTTCGGGCGATCCGCTCCAGCCGGGAAAAACGGAAGAGAAGAAAACGGATGAAAAGGGCCATAAAAAGCCTGTGGAGCTTCAAAATGAACCATGCCTCAATGGATACCTGATAGATGCGGACGGCAAGATCCTGCAGGAGGCAACGGTAGAGAGCCTGAATCTGGAAAACAAGGGGATGCTGAGTGACGCGACGGATGTCAAAGGCTATTTTGAGATCCCGGCAATTTCCAAAGGGAAACATCGGATTACCGCAACGGCGGATGACGGCACGCTTGTAGGCGAAGTTGAGGTAGAGGTGCAGGTGGGCGCGGTAACGGGGATCGCTTCGCAGGAGGGGACATTTGTGCTCAGTATTTCCAAGGATGCAAAGGAAGTATATGCAAACCTGAAGGCGGACGGAAGAGGCGGGCTCAATATTTCAGATGTATCGGAAACACAGGCCACGGTTCCCGCCGTATCATCTGCTGCGCCGTCCGCAGATGTGAGCGCATCGGCAAGCCCGCTACCGTCTGCGCCGATCCGTGAGCAGACGCAGGAAAACGGCATAAGCCCGGTGGTACTGGTGCTGATCCTTGTCGGTGTGGCGGTCGCTGTATTGGCGGTGTTCCTGGTCATTAAGGTACAGAGGGCGAAAAAGAACGGATACAGGGATTAA
- a CDS encoding DUF47 domain-containing protein: MAKKRSYNYYEGFVNLVNYSCKAASQLNETLHHFDPDTVEEVMNSIHEIEHAADSAKHEMMQVLLHEFLPPIEREDVTELAQRIDDVTDAVEDVIVKIYTFNIRSIRPEALEFMDIIVSCCDMLKKAMQEFSNFKKSSLLSECIIEINRLEGDGDQLYTKAMRDLHVNSTDPIEIMVWSKTYNYFEGCCDACEDVANTLESIIMKNS, from the coding sequence ATGGCAAAAAAACGGTCTTATAATTATTATGAAGGGTTTGTAAACCTGGTCAATTATTCCTGCAAAGCTGCCTCGCAGTTAAACGAAACGCTCCACCATTTCGATCCGGATACGGTCGAAGAGGTCATGAATTCCATCCACGAGATCGAGCATGCGGCCGACAGCGCCAAGCACGAAATGATGCAGGTGCTGCTCCACGAATTCCTCCCGCCCATCGAGCGCGAGGATGTCACCGAGCTTGCCCAGCGCATTGACGATGTGACGGATGCGGTCGAGGATGTGATCGTCAAGATCTATACATTCAATATCCGCTCGATCCGCCCCGAAGCTCTCGAATTCATGGACATCATCGTTTCCTGCTGCGATATGCTCAAAAAGGCGATGCAGGAGTTTTCTAATTTCAAAAAATCTTCCCTGCTTTCCGAGTGCATCATAGAGATCAACCGTCTGGAAGGCGACGGCGACCAGCTCTATACCAAGGCTATGCGGGACTTGCACGTCAATTCGACAGACCCGATCGAGATCATGGTCTGGTCTAAGACTTACAATTATTTTGAAGGCTGCTGCGACGCCTGCGAAGACGTCGCCAATACGCTTGAAAGTATCATCATGAAAAACAGCTGA
- a CDS encoding inorganic phosphate transporter, translating into MSISFSEFLTQMGTNPAFLITVILTLAVILVNGWTDAPNAIATCVSTRALKPKPAILMAAVFNFLGVLVMTMINATVAYTIYSMVDFGGDPHESIVALCAAMVAIVTWATVAWRFGIPTSESHALIAGLSGAAIAMHGGLGGINGAEWVKVLYGLALSTGLGFGLGWGSGKLTALICKHKDHRKTTKFFHYGQIGGAAAMSFMHGAQDGQKFMGVFLLGLFLAQGQANVTSFEIPIWLMILCSAVMALGTSIGGYRIIKAVGMDMVHLKGYQGFDADMSATACLLVSSLTGLPVSTTHTKTTAIMGVGAARRMSSVNWGVVKEMFMAWILTFPGCGIIGFLMALLFMAVF; encoded by the coding sequence ATGTCGATATCATTTTCAGAATTTCTCACGCAAATGGGTACGAATCCCGCCTTTTTGATTACCGTGATCCTGACGCTCGCGGTGATTTTAGTCAACGGGTGGACAGACGCCCCCAACGCGATCGCGACATGTGTTTCCACACGGGCCTTAAAGCCCAAACCCGCGATCCTGATGGCGGCTGTTTTTAATTTCCTCGGCGTTTTGGTCATGACCATGATCAACGCCACCGTCGCCTACACCATTTACAGCATGGTCGATTTCGGCGGCGACCCGCACGAATCCATTGTCGCATTGTGCGCAGCTATGGTCGCCATCGTTACATGGGCGACGGTCGCCTGGCGCTTCGGCATCCCTACCAGCGAGAGCCACGCGCTCATCGCCGGGCTTTCGGGCGCCGCCATTGCGATGCACGGCGGGCTCGGCGGCATCAACGGTGCAGAGTGGGTCAAGGTATTATACGGCCTCGCCCTTTCCACAGGCTTGGGCTTTGGGCTTGGCTGGGGCTCCGGCAAGCTGACCGCGCTCATCTGCAAGCATAAAGACCACCGGAAAACGACAAAATTTTTCCACTATGGACAGATCGGCGGCGCGGCGGCCATGTCGTTCATGCACGGCGCGCAGGACGGCCAGAAATTCATGGGCGTGTTCCTGCTCGGCCTTTTCCTTGCCCAAGGCCAGGCCAACGTCACTTCGTTTGAGATCCCCATCTGGCTGATGATCCTATGCTCGGCTGTCATGGCCCTCGGCACGTCTATCGGCGGTTACCGCATCATCAAGGCGGTGGGCATGGATATGGTGCACCTCAAGGGATATCAGGGGTTCGATGCGGATATGTCCGCTACAGCCTGCCTGCTCGTTTCTTCGCTCACGGGCCTCCCCGTCAGTACGACACACACCAAAACGACCGCTATCATGGGCGTAGGCGCCGCGCGCCGCATGTCATCCGTAAACTGGGGCGTAGTCAAGGAAATGTTCATGGCATGGATCCTGACTTTTCCCGGCTGCGGAATCATCGGTTTCCTGATGGCATTGCTCTTCATGGCGGTATTCTGA